The following proteins are co-located in the Lagenorhynchus albirostris chromosome 2, mLagAlb1.1, whole genome shotgun sequence genome:
- the PLEKHG5 gene encoding pleckstrin homology domain-containing family G member 5 isoform X2: MFLYWKKRGAYALEALPGALAELELGAVERFSWSSTLDIIEDLGEDRSLAEEKGLCCQNPDCMDKGRAAKICHHADCQQLHRRGPLSLCEACDSKFHGAMHYDGHVRFDLPPQGSVLARNVSTRSCPPRTSPAVDIEEEEESSVDGKGDRKSTGLKLSKKKAWRRHTDDPSKECFTLKFDLNVDIETEIVPAMKKKSLGEVLLPVFERKGIALGKVDIYLDQSNTPLSLTFEAYRFGGHYLRVKAKPGDEGKVEQGVKDSKSLSLPILRPAGAGPPTQERVDPQSRRESLDILAPGRRRKNMSEFLGEASIPGQEPPAPSSCSLPSGSSSGSSSSGGSDSWKNRAASRFSGFFSSGPSTSAFGREVAKLEQLEGKLHAYSLFGLPRLPRRLCFDHDSWEEEGDEEEYEDDACLRLEDSWRELIDGHEVGAARGLPLPPQGKGHVIPLLHGALPRAAGCSTGQPCQAALTVNPLWRNSGKVKLCLAQNLGDLCVSAGKKVACRAVHPSPPAPAIPAHVGAPGDTLPFPQKLTRRQCHQQEAVWELLHTEASYIKKLRVITNLFLCCLLNLQESGLLCEVEAERLFSNVPEIARLHRGLWGSVMAPVLEKARRTRALLQPGDFLKGFKMFGSLFKPYIRYCMEEEGCMEYMRGLLRDNDLFRAYVTWAEKHQQCQRLKLSDMLAKPHQRLTKYPLLLKSVLRKTDEPRAKEAVVTMIGSVERFIHHVNACMRQRQERQRLAAVVSRIDAYEVVEGSNDEVDKLLKEFLHLDLTAPIPGASPEETRQLLLEGSLRMKEGKDSKMDVYCFLFTDLLLVTKAVKKAERTKVIRPPLLVEKIVCRELRDPGSFLLIYLNEFHSAVGAYTFQASGQALCRGWVDAIYDAQSQLQQLRVQEHPGSQQHLQSLVEEEDGPEDEDEEGGESSASAASSPTALRKSSSSLDSQRCVSDGSTETLAMVVVEPGGMLSSPEFEGGPFSSQSDETSLGTTASSVTPTSELLPLGPVDGRSCSIDSAYGTLSPTSLQDFMAPAPTVEPALRPPESSRAPSPPPSPRLRRRTPVQLLPCLPHLLKSKSEASLLQLLSGATTRGAPPAPSRSLSELCLAATVPGTRTQGSPQEAGPSWDCQGAPGPGSGPELSELEGGAGCPAGEPKGPTRRSRELSSGASPRVQPEPPPGTSAQHRKLTLAQLYRIRTTLLLNSTLTAS, from the exons ATATGCCACCACGCCGACTGCCAGCAGCTGCACCGCCGGGGCCCCCTCAGCCTCTGCGAGGCCTGTGACAGCAAGTTCCACGGTGCCATGCATTATGATGGGCACGTCCGCTTCGACCTGCCCCCCCAAG GCTCTGTCCTGGCTCGGAATGTGTCCACCCGGTCATGCCCCCCGCGCACCAGCCCTGCAGTGGAcatagaggaggaggaagagagctcTGTGGATGGCAAGGG GGACCGGAAGAGCACAGGCCTGAAGCTCTCCAAGAAGAAAGCCTGGAGGAGACACACAGAT GACCCAAGCAAGGAGTGCTTCACGCTGAAATTTGACCTGAACGTGGATATCGAGACAGAGATCGTACCAGCCATGAAGAAGAAGTCGCTGGG GGAGGTGCTGCTGCCAGTATTTGAAAGGAAGGGCATTGCGCTGGGCAAAGTGGATATCTACCTGGACCAGTCCAACACGCCCCTGTCCCTCACCTTTGAGGCCTACAGGTTCGGGGGACACTACCTGCGGGTCAAAG CCAAGCCAGGGGACGAGGGGAAGGTGGAGCAGGGGGTGAAGGACTCCAAGTCCCTGAGTCTGCCAATCCTGCGGCCAGCCGGGGCCGGGCCCCCCACCCAGGAGCGTGTGGACCCGCAGAGCCGCCGGGAGAGCCTGGACATCCTG GCCCCTGGCCGCCGACGCAAGAACATGTCGGAGTTCCTGGGGGAGGCGAGCATCCCTGGGCAGGAGCCCCCAGCGCCCTCCAGCTGCTCTCTGCCCAGCGGCAGCAgtagcggcagcagcagcagtggcggCAGTGACAGCTGGAAGAACCGGGCGGCCAGTCGCTTCAGCGGCTTCTTCAGCTCAGGCCCCAGCACCAGCGCCTTCGGCCGG GAGGTGGCCAAGCTGGAGCAGCTGGAGGGCAAGCTGCACGCCTACAGCCTCTTCGGGCTGCCCAGGCTGCCCCGGAGGCTGTGCTTTGACCATGACTCATGGGAGGAGGAAGGTGACGAAGAGGAGTACGAGGACGACGCCTGCCTGCGGCTGGAGGACAGCTGGCGGGAGCTCATCGATGGCCACGAGGTGGGTGCCGCCCGaggccttcccctccctcctcagggaAAGGGGCACGTTATCCCCCTGCTCCACGGGGCCCTTCCTAGGGCGGCGGGATGTTCCACGGGACAGCCCTGCCAGGCTGCTCTCACCGTTAACCCGCTTTGGAGGAACTCAGGCAAGGTGAAACTGTGCCTGGCCCAGAACTTGGGGgacctctgtgtctcagctgggAAAAAGGTTGCGTGCAGGGCCGTTCACCCTTCTCCCCCTGCTCCGGCCATCCCGGCACACGTGGGGGCTCCTGGAGATACCCTGCCCTTCCCACAGAAGCTGACCCGGCGGCAGTGCCACCAGCAGGAGGCGGTGTGGGAGCTTCTGCACACAGAGGCGTCCTACATTAAGAAACTGAGGGTGATCACCAAC CTGTTCCTGTGCTGCCTCCTGAATCTGcaagagtcagggctgctgtgtgaG GTGGAGGCGGAGCGCCTGTTCAGCAACGTCCCGGAGATCGCGCGGCTGCACCGCGGGCTGTGGGGCAGCGTGATGGCGCCAGTGCTGGAGAAGGCGCGGCGCACGCGGGCGCTGCTGCAGCCCGGGGATTTCCTCAAAGGCTTTAAGATG TTCGGCTCCCTCTTCAAGCCCTACATCCGATACTGCATGGAGGAGGAGGGCTGCATGGAGTACATGCGGGGCCTACTACGCGACAACGACCTCTTCCGGGCCTACGTCACG TGGGCCGAGAAGCACCAGCAGTGCCAGCGGCTGAAGCTGAGCGACATGCTGGCCAAGCCCCACCAGCGGCTCACCAAGTACCCGCTGCTGCTCAAGTCGGTGCTAAGGAAGACCGACGAGCCGCGCGCCAAGGAGGCCGTCGTCACCATG ATCGGCTCGGTGGAGCGCTTCATCCACCACGTGAACGCGTGCATGCGGCAGCGACAGGAGAGGCAGCGGCTGGCGGCCGTGGTGAGCCGCATCGACGCCTACGAGGTGGTGGAGGGCAGCAACGACGAGGTGGACAAG CTCCTGAAGGAATTTCTACATCTGGACCTGACAGCACCCATCCCTGGCGCCTCCCCTGAGGAGACACGCCAGCTGCTGCTGGAAGGGAGCCTGAGGATGAAGGAGGGGAAGGACAGCAAG ATGGACGTGTACTGCTTCCTCTTCACCGACCTGCTCTTGGTGACCAAGGCAGTGAAGAAGGCAGAGAGGACCAAGGTGATCAGGCCACCACTGCTGGTGGAAAAGATCGTGTGCCGGGAGCTTCGGGACCCTG GGTCCTTCCTTCTCATCTACCTGAACGAGTTCCACAGTGCTGTGGGGGCCTACACGTTCCAGGCCAGCGGCCAGGCTTTGTGCCGTGGCTGGGTGGACGCCATCTACGATGCCCAG AGCCAGCTTCAGCAGCTGCGTGTGCAGGAGCACCCAGGCAGCCAGCAGCACCTGCAGAGCCTGGTAGAGGAGGAGGACGGGccggaggacgaggacgaggaaggaggggagagcagCGCATCGGCTGCCAGTTCCCCTACCGCCCTGCGCAAAAGCAGCAGCAGCCTCGACTCGCAGCGCTG TGTCTCGGATGGCTCCACGGAGACCCTGGCCATGGTGGTGGTGGAGCCTGGGGGGATGCTGTCCTCTCCCGAGTTCGAGGGCGGCCCCTTCAGCTCCCAATCAGACGAGACCTCTCTCGGCACCACCGCCTCGTCTGTCACGCCCACCAGCGAGCTGCTGCCCCTGGGCCCAGTGGATGGCCGCTCCTGCTCTATAGACTCCGCCTACGGCACCCTCTCCCCGACCTCCCTGCAAGACTTTATGGCCCCGGCCCCTACGGTGGAGCCAGCACTCCGGCCCCCAGAGTCATCGCGAGCCCCTTCACCCCCACCCTCGCCCCGCCTCCGCCGACGCACTCCTGTCCAGCTGCTGCCCTGTCTGCCCCACCTGCTCAAGTCCAAATCTGAGGCCAGTCTCCTCCAGCTGCTGTCGGGGGCCACCACCCGTGGAGCACCCCCAGCCCCTAGCCGCAGCCTGTCGGAACTCTGCTTGGCTGCTACCGTCCCTGGCACCAGGACTCAGGGCTCCCCTCAGGAAGCTGGGCCCAGCTGGGATTGCCAGGGGGcaccaggccctggcagtggccCCGAGCTGTCAGAGCTGGAGGGTGGAGCCGGCTGCCCAGCTGGGGAGCCCAAAGGACCCACCAGGAGGAGCAGAGAGCTGTCCTCGGGGGCCTCGCCCAGGGTCCAGCCTGAGCCCCCCCCAGGGACCTCTGCCCAGCACAGGAAGCTGACGTTGGCCCAGCTCTACCGAATCAGGACCACCCTGCTGCTTAACTCCACCCTCACTGCCTCGTGA
- the PLEKHG5 gene encoding pleckstrin homology domain-containing family G member 5 isoform X7 — MFLYWKKRGAYALEALPGALAELELGAVERFSWSSTLDIIEDLGEDRSLAEEKGLCCQNPDCMDKGRAAKICHHADCQQLHRRGPLSLCEACDSKFHGAMHYDGHVRFDLPPQGSVLARNVSTRSCPPRTSPAVDIEEEEESSVDGKGDRKSTGLKLSKKKAWRRHTDDPSKECFTLKFDLNVDIETEIVPAMKKKSLGEVLLPVFERKGIALGKVDIYLDQSNTPLSLTFEAYRFGGHYLRVKAKPGDEGKVEQGVKDSKSLSLPILRPAGAGPPTQERVDPQSRRESLDILAPGRRRKNMSEFLGEASIPGQEPPAPSSCSLPSGSSSGSSSSGGSDSWKNRAASRFSGFFSSGPSTSAFGREVAKLEQLEGKLHAYSLFGLPRLPRRLCFDHDSWEEEGDEEEYEDDACLRLEDSWRELIDGHEKLTRRQCHQQEAVWELLHTEASYIKKLRVITNLFLCCLLNLQESGLLCEVEAERLFSNVPEIARLHRGLWGSVMAPVLEKARRTRALLQPGDFLKGFKMFGSLFKPYIRYCMEEEGCMEYMRGLLRDNDLFRAYVTWAEKHQQCQRLKLSDMLAKPHQRLTKYPLLLKSVLRKTDEPRAKEAVVTMIGSVERFIHHVNACMRQRQERQRLAAVVSRIDAYEVVEGSNDEVDKLLKEFLHLDLTAPIPGASPEETRQLLLEGSLRMKEGKDSKMDVYCFLFTDLLLVTKAVKKAERTKVIRPPLLVEKIVCRELRDPGSFLLIYLNEFHSAVGAYTFQASGQALCRGWVDAIYDAQSQLQQLRVQEHPGSQQHLQSLVEEEDGPEDEDEEGGESSASAASSPTALRKSSSSLDSQRCVSDGSTETLAMVVVEPGGMLSSPEFEGGPFSSQSDETSLGTTASSVTPTSELLPLGPVDGRSCSIDSAYGTLSPTSLQDFMAPAPTVEPALRPPESSRAPSPPPSPRLRRRTPVQLLPCLPHLLKSKSEASLLQLLSGATTRGAPPAPSRSLSELCLAATVPGTRTQGSPQEAGPSWDCQGAPGPGSGPELSELEGGAGCPAGEPKGPTRRSRELSSGASPRVQPEPPPGTSAQHRKLTLAQLYRIRTTLLLNSTLTAS; from the exons ATATGCCACCACGCCGACTGCCAGCAGCTGCACCGCCGGGGCCCCCTCAGCCTCTGCGAGGCCTGTGACAGCAAGTTCCACGGTGCCATGCATTATGATGGGCACGTCCGCTTCGACCTGCCCCCCCAAG GCTCTGTCCTGGCTCGGAATGTGTCCACCCGGTCATGCCCCCCGCGCACCAGCCCTGCAGTGGAcatagaggaggaggaagagagctcTGTGGATGGCAAGGG GGACCGGAAGAGCACAGGCCTGAAGCTCTCCAAGAAGAAAGCCTGGAGGAGACACACAGAT GACCCAAGCAAGGAGTGCTTCACGCTGAAATTTGACCTGAACGTGGATATCGAGACAGAGATCGTACCAGCCATGAAGAAGAAGTCGCTGGG GGAGGTGCTGCTGCCAGTATTTGAAAGGAAGGGCATTGCGCTGGGCAAAGTGGATATCTACCTGGACCAGTCCAACACGCCCCTGTCCCTCACCTTTGAGGCCTACAGGTTCGGGGGACACTACCTGCGGGTCAAAG CCAAGCCAGGGGACGAGGGGAAGGTGGAGCAGGGGGTGAAGGACTCCAAGTCCCTGAGTCTGCCAATCCTGCGGCCAGCCGGGGCCGGGCCCCCCACCCAGGAGCGTGTGGACCCGCAGAGCCGCCGGGAGAGCCTGGACATCCTG GCCCCTGGCCGCCGACGCAAGAACATGTCGGAGTTCCTGGGGGAGGCGAGCATCCCTGGGCAGGAGCCCCCAGCGCCCTCCAGCTGCTCTCTGCCCAGCGGCAGCAgtagcggcagcagcagcagtggcggCAGTGACAGCTGGAAGAACCGGGCGGCCAGTCGCTTCAGCGGCTTCTTCAGCTCAGGCCCCAGCACCAGCGCCTTCGGCCGG GAGGTGGCCAAGCTGGAGCAGCTGGAGGGCAAGCTGCACGCCTACAGCCTCTTCGGGCTGCCCAGGCTGCCCCGGAGGCTGTGCTTTGACCATGACTCATGGGAGGAGGAAGGTGACGAAGAGGAGTACGAGGACGACGCCTGCCTGCGGCTGGAGGACAGCTGGCGGGAGCTCATCGATGGCCACGAG AAGCTGACCCGGCGGCAGTGCCACCAGCAGGAGGCGGTGTGGGAGCTTCTGCACACAGAGGCGTCCTACATTAAGAAACTGAGGGTGATCACCAAC CTGTTCCTGTGCTGCCTCCTGAATCTGcaagagtcagggctgctgtgtgaG GTGGAGGCGGAGCGCCTGTTCAGCAACGTCCCGGAGATCGCGCGGCTGCACCGCGGGCTGTGGGGCAGCGTGATGGCGCCAGTGCTGGAGAAGGCGCGGCGCACGCGGGCGCTGCTGCAGCCCGGGGATTTCCTCAAAGGCTTTAAGATG TTCGGCTCCCTCTTCAAGCCCTACATCCGATACTGCATGGAGGAGGAGGGCTGCATGGAGTACATGCGGGGCCTACTACGCGACAACGACCTCTTCCGGGCCTACGTCACG TGGGCCGAGAAGCACCAGCAGTGCCAGCGGCTGAAGCTGAGCGACATGCTGGCCAAGCCCCACCAGCGGCTCACCAAGTACCCGCTGCTGCTCAAGTCGGTGCTAAGGAAGACCGACGAGCCGCGCGCCAAGGAGGCCGTCGTCACCATG ATCGGCTCGGTGGAGCGCTTCATCCACCACGTGAACGCGTGCATGCGGCAGCGACAGGAGAGGCAGCGGCTGGCGGCCGTGGTGAGCCGCATCGACGCCTACGAGGTGGTGGAGGGCAGCAACGACGAGGTGGACAAG CTCCTGAAGGAATTTCTACATCTGGACCTGACAGCACCCATCCCTGGCGCCTCCCCTGAGGAGACACGCCAGCTGCTGCTGGAAGGGAGCCTGAGGATGAAGGAGGGGAAGGACAGCAAG ATGGACGTGTACTGCTTCCTCTTCACCGACCTGCTCTTGGTGACCAAGGCAGTGAAGAAGGCAGAGAGGACCAAGGTGATCAGGCCACCACTGCTGGTGGAAAAGATCGTGTGCCGGGAGCTTCGGGACCCTG GGTCCTTCCTTCTCATCTACCTGAACGAGTTCCACAGTGCTGTGGGGGCCTACACGTTCCAGGCCAGCGGCCAGGCTTTGTGCCGTGGCTGGGTGGACGCCATCTACGATGCCCAG AGCCAGCTTCAGCAGCTGCGTGTGCAGGAGCACCCAGGCAGCCAGCAGCACCTGCAGAGCCTGGTAGAGGAGGAGGACGGGccggaggacgaggacgaggaaggaggggagagcagCGCATCGGCTGCCAGTTCCCCTACCGCCCTGCGCAAAAGCAGCAGCAGCCTCGACTCGCAGCGCTG TGTCTCGGATGGCTCCACGGAGACCCTGGCCATGGTGGTGGTGGAGCCTGGGGGGATGCTGTCCTCTCCCGAGTTCGAGGGCGGCCCCTTCAGCTCCCAATCAGACGAGACCTCTCTCGGCACCACCGCCTCGTCTGTCACGCCCACCAGCGAGCTGCTGCCCCTGGGCCCAGTGGATGGCCGCTCCTGCTCTATAGACTCCGCCTACGGCACCCTCTCCCCGACCTCCCTGCAAGACTTTATGGCCCCGGCCCCTACGGTGGAGCCAGCACTCCGGCCCCCAGAGTCATCGCGAGCCCCTTCACCCCCACCCTCGCCCCGCCTCCGCCGACGCACTCCTGTCCAGCTGCTGCCCTGTCTGCCCCACCTGCTCAAGTCCAAATCTGAGGCCAGTCTCCTCCAGCTGCTGTCGGGGGCCACCACCCGTGGAGCACCCCCAGCCCCTAGCCGCAGCCTGTCGGAACTCTGCTTGGCTGCTACCGTCCCTGGCACCAGGACTCAGGGCTCCCCTCAGGAAGCTGGGCCCAGCTGGGATTGCCAGGGGGcaccaggccctggcagtggccCCGAGCTGTCAGAGCTGGAGGGTGGAGCCGGCTGCCCAGCTGGGGAGCCCAAAGGACCCACCAGGAGGAGCAGAGAGCTGTCCTCGGGGGCCTCGCCCAGGGTCCAGCCTGAGCCCCCCCCAGGGACCTCTGCCCAGCACAGGAAGCTGACGTTGGCCCAGCTCTACCGAATCAGGACCACCCTGCTGCTTAACTCCACCCTCACTGCCTCGTGA
- the PLEKHG5 gene encoding pleckstrin homology domain-containing family G member 5 isoform X6, with translation MFLYWKKRGAYALEALPGALAELELGAVERFSWSSTLDIIEDLGEDRSLAEEKGLCCQNPDCMDKGRAAKICHHADCQQLHRRGPLSLCEACDSKFHGAMHYDGHVRFDLPPQGSVLARNVSTRSCPPRTSPAVDIEEEEESSVDGKGDRKSTGLKLSKKKAWRRHTDDPSKECFTLKFDLNVDIETEIVPAMKKKSLGEVLLPVFERKGIALGKVDIYLDQSNTPLSLTFEAYRFGGHYLRVKAKPGDEGKVEQGVKDSKSLSLPILRPAGAGPPTQERVDPQSRRESLDILAPGRRRKNMSEFLGEASIPGQEPPAPSSCSLPSGSSSGSSSSGGSDSWKNRAASRFSGFFSSGPSTSAFGREVAKLEQLEGKLHAYSLFGLPRLPRRLCFDHDSWEEEGDEEEYEDDACLRLEDSWRELIDGHEKLTRRQCHQQEAVWELLHTEASYIKKLRVITNLFLCCLLNLQESGLLCEVEAERLFSNVPEIARLHRGLWGSVMAPVLEKARRTRALLQPGDFLKGFKMFGSLFKPYIRYCMEEEGCMEYMRGLLRDNDLFRAYVTWAEKHQQCQRLKLSDMLAKPHQRLTKYPLLLKSVLRKTDEPRAKEAVVTMIGSVERFIHHVNACMRQRQERQRLAAVVSRIDAYEVVEGSNDEVDKLLKEFLHLDLTAPIPGASPEETRQLLLEGSLRMKEGKDSKMDVYCFLFTDLLLVTKAVKKAERTKVIRPPLLVEKIVCRELRDPGSFLLIYLNEFHSAVGAYTFQASGQALCRGWVDAIYDAQSQLQQLRVQEHPGSQQHLQSLVEEEDGPEDEDEEGGESSASAASSPTALRKSSSSLDSQRCVSDGSTETLAMVVVEPGGMLSSPEFEGGPFSSQSDETSLGTTASSVTPTSELLPLGPVDGRSCSIDSAYGTLSPTSLQDFMAPAPTVEPALRPPESSRAPSPPPSPRLRRRTPVQLLPCLPHLLKSKSEASLLQLLSGATTRGAPPAPSRSLSELCLAATVPGTRTQGSPQEAGPSWDCQGAPGPGSGPELSELEGGAGCPAGEPKGPTRRSRELSSGASPRVQPEPPPGTSAQHRKLTLAQLYRIRTTLLLNSTLTASEV, from the exons ATATGCCACCACGCCGACTGCCAGCAGCTGCACCGCCGGGGCCCCCTCAGCCTCTGCGAGGCCTGTGACAGCAAGTTCCACGGTGCCATGCATTATGATGGGCACGTCCGCTTCGACCTGCCCCCCCAAG GCTCTGTCCTGGCTCGGAATGTGTCCACCCGGTCATGCCCCCCGCGCACCAGCCCTGCAGTGGAcatagaggaggaggaagagagctcTGTGGATGGCAAGGG GGACCGGAAGAGCACAGGCCTGAAGCTCTCCAAGAAGAAAGCCTGGAGGAGACACACAGAT GACCCAAGCAAGGAGTGCTTCACGCTGAAATTTGACCTGAACGTGGATATCGAGACAGAGATCGTACCAGCCATGAAGAAGAAGTCGCTGGG GGAGGTGCTGCTGCCAGTATTTGAAAGGAAGGGCATTGCGCTGGGCAAAGTGGATATCTACCTGGACCAGTCCAACACGCCCCTGTCCCTCACCTTTGAGGCCTACAGGTTCGGGGGACACTACCTGCGGGTCAAAG CCAAGCCAGGGGACGAGGGGAAGGTGGAGCAGGGGGTGAAGGACTCCAAGTCCCTGAGTCTGCCAATCCTGCGGCCAGCCGGGGCCGGGCCCCCCACCCAGGAGCGTGTGGACCCGCAGAGCCGCCGGGAGAGCCTGGACATCCTG GCCCCTGGCCGCCGACGCAAGAACATGTCGGAGTTCCTGGGGGAGGCGAGCATCCCTGGGCAGGAGCCCCCAGCGCCCTCCAGCTGCTCTCTGCCCAGCGGCAGCAgtagcggcagcagcagcagtggcggCAGTGACAGCTGGAAGAACCGGGCGGCCAGTCGCTTCAGCGGCTTCTTCAGCTCAGGCCCCAGCACCAGCGCCTTCGGCCGG GAGGTGGCCAAGCTGGAGCAGCTGGAGGGCAAGCTGCACGCCTACAGCCTCTTCGGGCTGCCCAGGCTGCCCCGGAGGCTGTGCTTTGACCATGACTCATGGGAGGAGGAAGGTGACGAAGAGGAGTACGAGGACGACGCCTGCCTGCGGCTGGAGGACAGCTGGCGGGAGCTCATCGATGGCCACGAG AAGCTGACCCGGCGGCAGTGCCACCAGCAGGAGGCGGTGTGGGAGCTTCTGCACACAGAGGCGTCCTACATTAAGAAACTGAGGGTGATCACCAAC CTGTTCCTGTGCTGCCTCCTGAATCTGcaagagtcagggctgctgtgtgaG GTGGAGGCGGAGCGCCTGTTCAGCAACGTCCCGGAGATCGCGCGGCTGCACCGCGGGCTGTGGGGCAGCGTGATGGCGCCAGTGCTGGAGAAGGCGCGGCGCACGCGGGCGCTGCTGCAGCCCGGGGATTTCCTCAAAGGCTTTAAGATG TTCGGCTCCCTCTTCAAGCCCTACATCCGATACTGCATGGAGGAGGAGGGCTGCATGGAGTACATGCGGGGCCTACTACGCGACAACGACCTCTTCCGGGCCTACGTCACG TGGGCCGAGAAGCACCAGCAGTGCCAGCGGCTGAAGCTGAGCGACATGCTGGCCAAGCCCCACCAGCGGCTCACCAAGTACCCGCTGCTGCTCAAGTCGGTGCTAAGGAAGACCGACGAGCCGCGCGCCAAGGAGGCCGTCGTCACCATG ATCGGCTCGGTGGAGCGCTTCATCCACCACGTGAACGCGTGCATGCGGCAGCGACAGGAGAGGCAGCGGCTGGCGGCCGTGGTGAGCCGCATCGACGCCTACGAGGTGGTGGAGGGCAGCAACGACGAGGTGGACAAG CTCCTGAAGGAATTTCTACATCTGGACCTGACAGCACCCATCCCTGGCGCCTCCCCTGAGGAGACACGCCAGCTGCTGCTGGAAGGGAGCCTGAGGATGAAGGAGGGGAAGGACAGCAAG ATGGACGTGTACTGCTTCCTCTTCACCGACCTGCTCTTGGTGACCAAGGCAGTGAAGAAGGCAGAGAGGACCAAGGTGATCAGGCCACCACTGCTGGTGGAAAAGATCGTGTGCCGGGAGCTTCGGGACCCTG GGTCCTTCCTTCTCATCTACCTGAACGAGTTCCACAGTGCTGTGGGGGCCTACACGTTCCAGGCCAGCGGCCAGGCTTTGTGCCGTGGCTGGGTGGACGCCATCTACGATGCCCAG AGCCAGCTTCAGCAGCTGCGTGTGCAGGAGCACCCAGGCAGCCAGCAGCACCTGCAGAGCCTGGTAGAGGAGGAGGACGGGccggaggacgaggacgaggaaggaggggagagcagCGCATCGGCTGCCAGTTCCCCTACCGCCCTGCGCAAAAGCAGCAGCAGCCTCGACTCGCAGCGCTG TGTCTCGGATGGCTCCACGGAGACCCTGGCCATGGTGGTGGTGGAGCCTGGGGGGATGCTGTCCTCTCCCGAGTTCGAGGGCGGCCCCTTCAGCTCCCAATCAGACGAGACCTCTCTCGGCACCACCGCCTCGTCTGTCACGCCCACCAGCGAGCTGCTGCCCCTGGGCCCAGTGGATGGCCGCTCCTGCTCTATAGACTCCGCCTACGGCACCCTCTCCCCGACCTCCCTGCAAGACTTTATGGCCCCGGCCCCTACGGTGGAGCCAGCACTCCGGCCCCCAGAGTCATCGCGAGCCCCTTCACCCCCACCCTCGCCCCGCCTCCGCCGACGCACTCCTGTCCAGCTGCTGCCCTGTCTGCCCCACCTGCTCAAGTCCAAATCTGAGGCCAGTCTCCTCCAGCTGCTGTCGGGGGCCACCACCCGTGGAGCACCCCCAGCCCCTAGCCGCAGCCTGTCGGAACTCTGCTTGGCTGCTACCGTCCCTGGCACCAGGACTCAGGGCTCCCCTCAGGAAGCTGGGCCCAGCTGGGATTGCCAGGGGGcaccaggccctggcagtggccCCGAGCTGTCAGAGCTGGAGGGTGGAGCCGGCTGCCCAGCTGGGGAGCCCAAAGGACCCACCAGGAGGAGCAGAGAGCTGTCCTCGGGGGCCTCGCCCAGGGTCCAGCCTGAGCCCCCCCCAGGGACCTCTGCCCAGCACAGGAAGCTGACGTTGGCCCAGCTCTACCGAATCAGGACCACCCTGCTGCTTAACTCCACCCTCACTGCCTC GGAGGTCTGA